In Pseudomonadota bacterium, the sequence CGACCCGGCGGACGTTGGCGATCCGCGCCGCAGTGGCTGTCTGGTCGTGAACACGGTGTTCGAACTCGGGCCCTCCACCGAGCCGATACGCGAGCGAATAGCGTCCTATCGCGCCCTGTTCATTCATCACTTCCAGGCCGCGCTGGCGGCGAGCGGTGTCGACGACCCCTCCGGCAGGGCGGAGTTTTTGTTGGCGATGTGGTGGGGGGCGTTGAGCCAGGTGCGCCTCGCCGGTAGCACCCAGGCAGCGAAGCCCGTTGTAGAGCAAATCCAGCAGACGCTGCAGCACTGGGCGGCGCAGGCAGCTACATCAACAGACTGAGCGAGAGTACGTGAGCGTATCGACCCCACCCTTGACCCTACCCGGACCCGCATTTCCCAGAGCGGAGAAATCGGTTCGTGCGCGGCAGTGGATCGCCGTCGTGCTCGGCGGGCTTATGGCGATGCAGGGGGTGCCTGCGCTGTGCCAGGAGGAGCCACCGAAAGCTGCGCCGGTACTGGGTGCCTTGAGTCAGCTGCGGTGGGAGTACCGGGTGCTATTGGTCGTCGCGAATCGCCCCAGTGACCGCGAGACGGTGCTTTTGAGGGAACAGGACGCCGAGCTTCGCGATCGCGACACCTTATGGTTCGTCTTTCAGGATGGTGACGTGCTAAGCAACTATCCAGGTCCGCTAGCGGACGGATTCGGTGAACGCGGGCTGATCTATCTTGCGCAAGGCCACCGCGTAGTGCTGATCGGCAAGGACGGCGGCGTGAAACTGCGCGCGCGTTCCCTCGATCTCAAGGCCGTGTTCGGTCTCATCGACGGCATGCCTATGCGACGGCGGGAGATCGAGCAGCGCAAGGGTTGGGGGGCCGCGCTAAGCAGTCCCCGCCACACACCGCTAGCCAGTGAGCGACTTGTACTGCACCCGGTGAGGCTGCTTCGCCTCATCGCCGAGCCGTGCCTTACGGTCCTCCTCGTACTCCGTATAATTGCCGTTGAAGAACGTCACCTTGGAGTTGCCCTCGAAGGCGAGAATGTGAGTGGCTATACGATCGAGGAACCAGCGATCGTGGCTGATCACCACCGCGCAGCCCGGGAACGCGAGCAGCGCCTCTTCGAGGGCACGAAGCGTCTCCACGTCGAGGTCGTTGGTCGGCTCGTCGAGCAGCAGGACGTTGCCGCCAGACTTCAGCAGGCGCGCGAGGTGGAGGCGGTTGCGCTCACCGCCAGAGAGGTCGCCCACCAGCTGCTGCTGCTGGGAGCCCTTGAAGTTGAAGCGGCCGCAGTAGGCGCGCGAGGGCGTCTCGTAGGTGCCCACCTTAATCAGGTCGAGGCCATCGGAGATCGTCTCCCACACGGTCTTGTCGTCCGGCAGATCGTCGCGGGATTGATCCACGTAGGCGAGCTTTACCGTGCTGCCAAGGCGCACCTCGCCGCCGTCCGGCTGCTCAACGCCCGTGAGCATGCGGAAGAGGGTGGTCTTGCCGGCGCCGTTGGGGCCGATGATACCGACGATCGCGCCCGGTGGGATCGAGAAGCTCACATCGTCCACCAGCAACTTGTCGCCGAAGCCCTTTCGGAGGTTCTCCACCTCGATCACCTGATCACCGAGGCGCTCGCCGGGTGGGATGTAGATCTCCTGGGTCTCGTTGCGCTTTTGGAAATCCTGCTTCTGCAGCTCGTCGAAACGCGCGAGGCGAGCCTTGCTTTTGGCCTGGCGCGCCTTCGGATTCGAGCGCACCCACTCGAGCTCCTTCTCCATGGCCTTGCGCCGGGCGTCGTTCTCCTTCTCTTCCTGCGCCAGGCGCTTTTCCTTCTGGTCGAGCCAGGTAGAGTAATTGCCCTCCCAGGGGATGCCGTGGCCGCGGTCGAGCTCCAGGATCCAGCCAGCGACGTTGTCGAGGAAGTAGCGATCGTGGGTCACCGCCACCACGGTGCCCTCGTAGCGCTCGAGGAAGCGCTCCAGCCAGCCTACGGACTCGGCGTCGAGGTGGTTGGTGGGCTCGTCGAGGAGCAGCATGTCGGGCTCGGACAGCAGCAGGCGGCACAGGGCCACACGACGACGCTCACCGCCCGAGAGTTTGGTCACGTCGCCATCCCAGGGCGGCAGGCGCAGAGCGTCAGCGGCGATCTCGAGCTTGCGGTCGATCTCCCAGCCGCCGGCGGAGTCGATGGCGTCCTGTAGCGTGCCCTGCTCTTCGAGAAGCGCATTCATTTCGTCATCCGACATGGGCTCGGCCATCTTCATGGAGATCTCGTCGAAGCGGTCGAGT encodes:
- a CDS encoding TetR/AcrR family transcriptional regulator, producing MGRPRKFDEANVVQQAMLAFWQCGYESTTIRSLQEATGVDGKGLANVFGDKEQLFLRALDTYTQMASQTLEQVFATPSIEAIGVLFQAFVADPADVGDPRRSGCLVVNTVFELGPSTEPIRERIASYRALFIHHFQAALAASGVDDPSGRAEFLLAMWWGALSQVRLAGSTQAAKPVVEQIQQTLQHWAAQAATSTD
- the ettA gene encoding energy-dependent translational throttle protein EttA — its product is MAQYVYTMNRVSKIVPPKRTILRDISLSFFPGAKIGVLGLNGAGKSTLLRIMAGVDKEIDGEARPQPNLYVGYLEQEPHLNPEKDVRGNVEDGLGEIKRQLDRFDEISMKMAEPMSDDEMNALLEEQGTLQDAIDSAGGWEIDRKLEIAADALRLPPWDGDVTKLSGGERRRVALCRLLLSEPDMLLLDEPTNHLDAESVGWLERFLERYEGTVVAVTHDRYFLDNVAGWILELDRGHGIPWEGNYSTWLDQKEKRLAQEEKENDARRKAMEKELEWVRSNPKARQAKSKARLARFDELQKQDFQKRNETQEIYIPPGERLGDQVIEVENLRKGFGDKLLVDDVSFSIPPGAIVGIIGPNGAGKTTLFRMLTGVEQPDGGEVRLGSTVKLAYVDQSRDDLPDDKTVWETISDGLDLIKVGTYETPSRAYCGRFNFKGSQQQQLVGDLSGGERNRLHLARLLKSGGNVLLLDEPTNDLDVETLRALEEALLAFPGCAVVISHDRWFLDRIATHILAFEGNSKVTFFNGNYTEYEEDRKARLGDEAKQPHRVQYKSLTG